TATAAGTGCTTTTACGCCGTGTCCGGCACCTCTAAATTTTAATACGTATTTAAAATCGTCATCGGCTTCTGCCAAAGCGGGTAAAGAACCGCCTTCCCGAAGCGGCGTTATATAACGCATGACGTTTACCGTTCTTAAGTCGAAATTTTTCATATTACAAACTTAATGATTTTAACCGCAAAGAGCGCAAAGGTTTCACGCAAGGTTCGCAAAGTTTTAATCTCGTAATCCCGATAGCTATCGGGAGCAGAGTCGCAAAGTTTTTATATTCTTTGCGACTCTGCGCCTTTGCGGGCAAATTCTGCATTAAGATAAAATACTTGCGTCCTTTGCGTGAAACCTTTGCGACCTTTGCGGTTAAACTAAACTCAAGAATGCTTTTCCTAAATACTTAATAATTGTATTAGCAGTAAAAGATTCATGACCTGTTTTGGGCAAAGCTAAATCAGCTGTTAATCCGTGGAGGTAGACGCCAAGTTTTGAAGCATATTTGGGTTCGTAGCCCTGAGCGAGAAGACTTGTCAGGATTCCGGTTAGGACGTCGCCGCTTCCGGCAGTTGCCAATGCAGCATTTCCGGTTGTGTTTTCGTAAACCGAAGTTCTGTTTATAATAAATGTTGGCGCACCTTTCATGACCACAATAACTTTGTATTTTTCCGAAAAAGTGATTGTTTTCTGGAACTTCTCAGAATCTGAATTCCACTTACCAATCAGACGTTCTAATTCTTTTGGATGAGGTGTCAGAATGGTGTCTTCGGGAACTAATTCCAACCATGCCAAATTCTCTGAAATAATATTCAGCGCATCTGCATCGAGAACTAAAGGTGCTTTGTTTACTCTCAAAAATTCGAATAAAGCCTTTTGTGTACCAAGCTCCTGCCCTATTCCCGGGCCAAATCCGATTGCTTGCGGAATTAATGGAAGATGAACATTGGTTATAAAATTTGCGTTTTCATCTGTTGCAACCATCACTTCCGGAATACTGATTTGCAGGATTTGATAACCACATTTTGGTGTAAAAGTCGTTACGAGTCCGCAGCCTGATTTTAAACAGGATTTTGAAGCCAGAACTGCTGCTCCA
The sequence above is drawn from the Flavobacterium sp. N2038 genome and encodes:
- a CDS encoding NAD(P)H-hydrate dehydratase — its product is MKSPYLITKEEILKIYKPVDPKAHKGTQGHAVIIAGSYGKIGAAVLASKSCLKSGCGLVTTFTPKCGYQILQISIPEVMVATDENANFITNVHLPLIPQAIGFGPGIGQELGTQKALFEFLRVNKAPLVLDADALNIISENLAWLELVPEDTILTPHPKELERLIGKWNSDSEKFQKTITFSEKYKVIVVMKGAPTFIINRTSVYENTTGNAALATAGSGDVLTGILTSLLAQGYEPKYASKLGVYLHGLTADLALPKTGHESFTANTIIKYLGKAFLSLV